A part of Salvelinus sp. IW2-2015 linkage group LG16, ASM291031v2, whole genome shotgun sequence genomic DNA contains:
- the LOC111975396 gene encoding leucine-rich repeat and immunoglobulin-like domain-containing nogo receptor-interacting protein 3 yields the protein MAAGPGMGWPGLLLLLMTTVASTQSQGCPQRCECMAKLKSVACQGKRLSALPDSISSDTRLLDMSGNMLRWVEHGDLLSYPRLEELDLSENIISVLEPNAFSSLQNLRVLSLRGNQLKLVPMGAFSHLTNLTTLDLSGNKIVILLDFTFQDLKSLRNLEVGDNDLVYISNKAFLGLVGLRQLTIERCNLTSISSQSLSYLRSLVTLRLRYLSISSLEDQNFRKLGGLRGLEIDHWPFLEHISPHSLQGLNLSWLSITNTNITSVPTAALRSLAHLTSLNLSYNPISVLESWALRDLVRLKELHLVNTNLMTVQPYALGGLRQIRLLNLSTNALVTLEEGAFQSVNTLETLRVDGNPLSCDCRLLWILQRRKTLNFEGKSPVCAGPMEVQGRALSAFSDSALFDHFTCQKPKIRNRKLQPVTAREGQVVSFVCRAEGEPTPIIFWVSPQRRRITTKSTGRVIVLPEGTLEIRYAQVTDSGTYICIASNAGGNATYFATLTVSALPLDAALMANRTYYTGDLNETNLNDTKVFLKFTLDLKTILISTAMGCCLFLGVVVFCFLMLFAWSRGRGQHKNNFSVEYSFRKVDGPAASGGQGGARKFNMKMI from the coding sequence ATGGCGGCCGGTCCAGGCATGGGGTGGCCTGGCCTGCTCCTGCTGCTGATGACTACTGTGGCCTCCACTCAGAGCCAAGGCTGTCCCCAGCGCTGTGAGTGCATGGCCAAGCTCAAGTCTGTGGCCTGCCAAGGCAAGCGCCTGTCTGCCCTCCCCGACAGCATCTCCTCGGACACACGCCTGCTGGACATGAGTGGGAACATGCTTCGCTGGGTGGAGCATGGCgacctcctctcctaccctcggCTGGAGGAGCTAGACCTGAGTGAGAACATCATCAGTGTCCTGGAGCCCAACGCCTTCTCTAGCTTGCAGAACCTGAGGGTGTTGTCGCTGAGGGGGAACCAGCTCAAACTGGTCCCCATGGGCGCCTTCTCACACCTCACAAACCTTACCACACTAGACCTGAGTGGGAACAAGATCGTCATCCTGTTGGACTTCACCTTCCAGGACCTAAAGAGCCTGAGGAACCTGGAGGTTGGCGACAACGACCTGGTCTACATCTCCAACAAGGCATTCCTGGGCCTGGTGGGTCTGAGGCAGCTCACCATTGAGAGGTGCAACCTGACCTCCATCTCCAGCCAGTCTCTGTCCTACCTCCGCAGCCTGGTCACTCTGCGCCTGCGCTACCTCAGCATCTCCTCCCTGGAGGACCAGAACTTCCGTAAGCTGGGCGGGCTGCGGGGTCTGGAGATCGACCATTGGCCCTTCCTGGAACACATCTCCCCCCATAGCCTCCAGGGCCTCAACCTGTCTTGGCTGTCCATCACCAACACTAACATCACCTCTGTGCCCACAGCCGCCCTACGCAGCCTGGCCCACCTCACCAGCCTCAATCTCTCCTACAATCCCATCTCAGTGCTGGAGTCCTGGGCCCTTAGGGACCTGGTCCGGCTGAAGGAGCTACACCTGGTCAACACCAACCTGATGACGGTGCAGCCGTACGCCCTTGGCGGCCTTCGGCAGATCCGCCTGCTTAACCTGTCCACTAACGCCCTGGTAACCCTGGAGGAGGGCGCCTTCCAGTCCGTCAACACCCTGGAGACGCTGCGTGTAGATGGGAACCCTCTGTCATGTGACTGCCGCCTGCTTTGGATCCTCCAGCGCAGGAAGACCCTCAACTTTGAAGGGAAGTCCCCAGTGTGTGCGGGACCCATGGAGGTGCAGGGCAGGGCCCTCAGCGCCTTCTCAGACTCTGCCCTCTTTGACCACTTTACCTGCCAGAAGCCCAAGATACGCAACAGGAAGCTGCAGCCTGTGACTGCCAGGGAGGGCCAGGTAGTGTCCTTTGTGTGCCGGGCGGAGGGAGAGCCCACACCTATCATCTTCTGGGTATCTCCCCAGCGCCGTCGGATCACTACCAAGAGCACTGGACGTGTCATCGTCCTACCTGAGGGAACGCTGGAGATCCGCTATGCCCAGGTGACCGACAGCGGCACCTACATCTGCATCGCCAGCAATGCCGGGGGTAACGCCACCTACTTTGCCACGCTGACCGTGAGCGCGCTGCCTCTGGACGCAGCGCTCATGGCCAACCGCACATACTACACAGGTGACCTCAACGAGACCAATCTGAACGACACCAAGGTCTTCCTCAAGTTCACCTTGGACCTCAAGACAATCCTGATATCCACAGCCATGGGGTGTTGCTTGTTCCTTGGGGTGGTGGTCTTCTGTTTCCTGATGCTGTTCGCATGGAGCCGGGGCCGGGGGCAGCACAAGAATAACTTCTCAGTAGAGTACTCCTTCAGAAAGGTAGATGGCCCTGCTGCCAGTGGCGGACAGGGAGGGGCCCGTAAGTTCAACATGAAGATGATTTGA